DNA from Pelobacter propionicus DSM 2379:
GCACCCTGGCGATTCCGCTGGCCAGACGGGTCGCCTCGGTGACTGCGGTGGACTTCTCCAGGGTGATGCTGGACCTCTTGCGCCAATCATGCCGGGAAGAGGGGATCACCAACGTCACCCCTCTCCATGGCAGTTGGGACGATGACTGGGAGAGTCTGGGCATCGGAAGCCATGACGCGGTGATCGCTTCCCGCTCCCTGGTGGCCCTTGACCTGCGTGAGGCGATCACCAAGCTGGACCGGGCGGCGCGCAGGTCGGTCCACATCTCCTCGCTGGTGGGTGATGGCCCCCAGGACCGGCGCATCTACGAGGCGGTGGGCAGGACGCTGGTATCCGGGCCGGATTACATCTACCTCTACAACCTGCTGTACCAGATGGGCATCCGGGCCACGATCAACTTCATTACTCACCGGGAGTGGAAGGTCTACGGTAACCTGGACGAGGCGCTGGAGGGGAACTGCTGGATGCTGAAGGATGTCACCCGGGAAGAGCTGGGACTGCTCCGGCGGTATCTGGCCGCGACCCTGCAGGCCCATGGCAGCGGCTGGCGCATGCCCGAGCCAAGGGTGGTGCGCTGGGCCCTGATCAGCTGGGAGAAGGATACGGAGTGAGGAGTGGATGCGCCGTTGTGTGCGGGGCGTGACAACGTTGTCCGGCCGTGAAATCGCGGTATGTTTGTGAGGCAGGCGGCCGCGGTTGGCCGGGATCGAGTCGAAGGAGGTGCGACCATGCGTTGTCATTACTGTGAGTGGCGCTGCGAACTGGGGATGGACAGGTTCGGCGTCTGCAAGATGTACTATTCCGACGGGGAGGCAATCAGGGAACGCTTTCCCCGGCGCTGGTGCAGCTTCGGCGTCATCGGCATCGAGGCGATTCCCTTCTATCACGTGTATCCCGGCAGCCGCTGCATGACCATCGGCACCAGCAGCTGCAACTTCCACTGCCGCTACTGCGCCAACGCCTTCATCGCCAAACGGGACCCGGCGGAGATGCAGGACGAGCTCCTGGATCTCACCCCCACAGACATGGTCAAGACGGCACGGAAGCTGGGCTGCCACCACATCGTCTTCAACGTGAATGAGCCGGCCGTGTCGATGGACTCGCTCCGGGAACTGGCCCGGGAGGCACAAAACGCCGGCGTCACCATGGGCTGCCTGACCAACGGCTATACGACCCCGGAATCCACGGAGATACTGGCGTCCCTGTTTTCGTTTTTCAACATCAGCCTGAAAGGGCTGTCACCGGAGTTCAACCGGGAATACATCGGCATCCCCTCGGTGGAGCCGGTGCTGCGTACCATCAGGCAGCTGGCCGCCATACGCCATGTGGAGGTGGCCACTCCGGTCATCCAGGGGGTGAACGACCATGAGCTGGATGAGATGGCCGGGCTGATCGCGGCCATCGACCCGGAAATCCCCTGGCACGTCTTCCGCCTGCTGCCGGAGGACGAGATGCGCGATACCCCCTATCCCAACATCGTATCGGTCAACAGTCTGCTGGAGCCGGCGCGCGGGAAGCTGGCCAATGTCTATTTCCATAACTTCGTCGGTTCGGAGTGGGTCAATACCCTCTGCCCTTCCTGCGGGAGCGTGGCGATCGAACGCTTCAGCCTGGGGTGCGGCGGCGACAAGCTGCAGCGTTTCCTCTGTCCCGGCGCCCGCTGCTCCTCCTGCGGACACACCATCAGGCTGTTGGGCGACCGGGTGGCCTGGAACGATGGGGGAGGTGCCCAATGAGCCTGGCGATTGTCGATACCCGTGAATGGCAGAACCTGTTCGACCTGAAGAGCGGCGCCAGGATGGAGGCCCATGGGCCGCGGGTGGAGCTGATGAAAAACGTCCTGGCCAGGCATCCCTATCCGGGAGACATGGCGCCGGACAGCAATCGCTGGGTCTCGGATATCGCCCTGGAGCTGATCCGGGGATACGATCCGCGGTTCGTTTTCATGACCTATGCCCGGCAGTACTTTTCCCTGCGCTACGAGGTCATGGACGAGGCAGGGCGGAAACAGCTGGTCTCGGAACTGTTTCGGGAGGTGGAACGCTTCATCGCCGAATCTGGCTTCACCCCCCTGATCGTGGGCAGGGGGGACATGGTCCCGCTGTTGGGATACGTGGACTTAAGCAGACTGGACGGCCTGGCAATCGCGACCCACTGGTCGGTGAGATATGCCGGTCTGCACAATCCCAGCCAGGCCGACCTGAAGGCGGTTGCCGAGCATCCCCACATCACCAGGGTGGTGAGCCGCGACGAGATGCTGCGCCTCTTCGGCGGCACCAGCGACGACAGCCGCAGGCTGCCCGACTACCTGCTGGTGGCGGAGCGGGGCTATGCCCTGCGCACCGTGAGCAGCACCATGCGCAAGCCGGTGATGATCCACGATGCAGCCGAGCATATCCCCCTGTTTTCGCCGTTGGGTGCTGCCCAGGATATCACCGCTATCCGCCGCCTGATAATGGACAATCTAGGGGAGCACAGGATCGCCCTGATCATCCTGGATGGCATCGGCATCGACCGCTTTCCCTGGTCCATGACCCCCTGCCGCAATGGCAGGGAGTGGTACTCCTATGAGCCGGGTGCGGGCCAGTACCTGGCCATCAGCTCCGGCAGGCACCGGGTTTTCGACTATCCCACGGGCTACAAGTCCTACGACGAGGACGGTGGCGAGAAGGAGTATCCCCTGTCCGGGTACTTCACCTCCCTTCCTGCTGACACCATCGGCGAGGGGATGCGTGAGCGCAGTATCGCCGTGGGCAACAACAGCATGTTCATGCACATGGTCACCGGCGCCGACCTGTGCGTGGAGTGCTTTGCCCGCAACCTGTCCAACCAGGGCGCCCTGGGGGTCATCCATTGCCAGGACAAGTAGTACCAAACTGCGCCGGTGCGGAGGAGTCCGATCGCGGAGACGCATTGGCGGTGACCTCGTGCCGTGCAACTCATACAGTCGAACCCATCGTCTCCTCTCCCTCGGGGAGAGGGTGGCTCAGGAAATTGCCGTGTTCAACGAAAGGATAGCTGTCATGTCATTGATAATTCAGAAGAACCTGATTGATTGTCTGGAACCGCAGTGCGCCGGTTTTTGCATTGCCGACGTGCGCATGGGGCTGGGCTATACCGCCGTGCTGCTGGACAGCGGCAACGCCGGGGTGGCCTGGACTCCCGCTTCCAACGCCCCCTGCTGCACCCATTTCTCCGCCGCCGGAACCCTGATCGGCCGCCCGGCGGTTGAGATCCTGGGTATGCTGGGAGAACGGAACTCGGACCTCGGCCGTACCCTGGGGCTGGCCACCGCCAATGCCCTGCTGGCGTCACTCCCCCATCCCCCCTTCTCCCGGGATGAGGTCATCTCCTCCCTCTCCATCGCTCCCCAGGAGCGGGTGGCCATGGTGGGCTATTTCGGCCCCATCGTGGCCCAGCTGGAGAAAATCGGTTGCACGCTGGAGATCGTCGAGCTGAATCCCCACAAGGGGGAGAAAACCCTCACCCCCGAGCAGGGGGAACGCGCCCTGGGTGAGTGTGATGTGGCCATTATCACGGCTACCTCGCTGATCAACGGCACCTGCGACGACCTGCTGGCGGCACTGGGAAAACCGCGCGCAGCCGTACTGTTGGGGCCGTCGACCCCCTTCTGTCCCCTGGCATTTTCCGGTACGCCCGTCACCCATCTGGCCGGCGCCAGGGTGGTGGATGCGGACAGGGTTCTGCAGGTGGTATCCCAGGGGGGAGGCACCATGCGCATGAAGCCGTATCTGAGTTTCGAACATGCGCGGGTGTAGCGCCCGAAGCCGTGACAGATTTCATTGCGGCTTCCATGTGAACCCTTAACAACCATTCTCGCACGGAGCCACAAAGATCACGAAGAAAGACAAGCGGTTCCCTCTTTTGTCCCCTTGTGACTCTGCCCTGTTTCCGTTTCAGATCCATCTTCATCCTGATCCCGTGCCTTAGCGGCAACCAGTTCTCCCTCTTTTTGAAAGGGGGTTTGCCATGGTGTAAGCGCTGCGTCGGCGCGTCGTTGCGTGAATAGAAAACTTTGCTTCCGGCTGTGCCGGATGAGGAGGATGTATGCTGCGTTCCGTTGCTGTGGCGGTTGTTCTGTTGATCACCCTTGCTTCCACCGTCTCCGCCCGCACCATTACCGACATGAGCGGTCGCC
Protein-coding regions in this window:
- a CDS encoding radical SAM protein, encoding MRCHYCEWRCELGMDRFGVCKMYYSDGEAIRERFPRRWCSFGVIGIEAIPFYHVYPGSRCMTIGTSSCNFHCRYCANAFIAKRDPAEMQDELLDLTPTDMVKTARKLGCHHIVFNVNEPAVSMDSLRELAREAQNAGVTMGCLTNGYTTPESTEILASLFSFFNISLKGLSPEFNREYIGIPSVEPVLRTIRQLAAIRHVEVATPVIQGVNDHELDEMAGLIAAIDPEIPWHVFRLLPEDEMRDTPYPNIVSVNSLLEPARGKLANVYFHNFVGSEWVNTLCPSCGSVAIERFSLGCGGDKLQRFLCPGARCSSCGHTIRLLGDRVAWNDGGGAQ
- a CDS encoding class I SAM-dependent methyltransferase, with the translated sequence MDRIEIDWNAAWQKAREGFSQGSDSSFWDKRAPAFARHVKETDYEKRFLDLMQPAPSWSVLDFGCGAGTLAIPLARRVASVTAVDFSRVMLDLLRQSCREEGITNVTPLHGSWDDDWESLGIGSHDAVIASRSLVALDLREAITKLDRAARRSVHISSLVGDGPQDRRIYEAVGRTLVSGPDYIYLYNLLYQMGIRATINFITHREWKVYGNLDEALEGNCWMLKDVTREELGLLRRYLAATLQAHGSGWRMPEPRVVRWALISWEKDTE
- a CDS encoding DUF364 domain-containing protein, producing the protein MSLIIQKNLIDCLEPQCAGFCIADVRMGLGYTAVLLDSGNAGVAWTPASNAPCCTHFSAAGTLIGRPAVEILGMLGERNSDLGRTLGLATANALLASLPHPPFSRDEVISSLSIAPQERVAMVGYFGPIVAQLEKIGCTLEIVELNPHKGEKTLTPEQGERALGECDVAIITATSLINGTCDDLLAALGKPRAAVLLGPSTPFCPLAFSGTPVTHLAGARVVDADRVLQVVSQGGGTMRMKPYLSFEHARV